A genomic stretch from Desulfotignum balticum DSM 7044 includes:
- the dsrB gene encoding dissimilatory-type sulfite reductase subunit beta — protein MAFISTGYNPDKPMENRITDIGPKDHNEFYPPVIAKNKGKWSHHEILEPGVLVHVADSGDEVYTVRVGGARLMSTGLINEICEIADKHCDGYVRFTTRNNVEFMVDSKDKLEPLKNDLSGRKFAGGSFKFPIGGTGAGITNIVHTQGWIHCHTPATDASGTVKAAMDVLFNDFQDMRLPAQLRVSMACCLNMCGAVHCSDIAILGYHRKPPMLDHEYLDKVCEIPLAVSACPTAAIKPAKVQLANGKEVKSVDVKNERCMYCGNCYTMCPSMPLADTEGDGIVLMAGGKVSNRISDPKFSKVVVAFLPNEMPRWPSMTDTIQRMVEAYAKGANKYERLGDWADRIGWEKFFEVCELDFTHHLIDDFRQQAYMSWRQSTQFKF, from the coding sequence ATGGCTTTTATTTCTACGGGTTATAATCCAGACAAACCGATGGAAAACCGGATTACCGACATCGGTCCCAAAGATCATAACGAATTTTACCCTCCTGTGATTGCCAAAAACAAGGGCAAATGGTCTCACCATGAAATCCTTGAGCCCGGCGTTCTCGTGCATGTGGCTGATTCAGGAGATGAAGTATATACGGTTCGGGTGGGTGGCGCCCGTCTGATGTCCACGGGTCTGATCAATGAAATCTGTGAAATTGCGGACAAACATTGTGACGGATATGTGCGGTTCACTACCCGGAACAATGTGGAATTCATGGTGGATTCCAAAGACAAGCTGGAACCGTTGAAAAACGATCTGTCTGGCAGAAAATTTGCCGGCGGATCATTCAAGTTCCCCATCGGCGGAACCGGTGCAGGTATTACCAATATCGTCCATACCCAGGGCTGGATTCACTGCCATACGCCTGCCACGGATGCTTCCGGAACGGTCAAGGCGGCCATGGATGTGCTGTTCAACGATTTTCAGGACATGAGGCTGCCGGCCCAGTTGCGCGTATCCATGGCTTGCTGTCTGAACATGTGCGGTGCGGTTCACTGCTCTGATATCGCCATTCTGGGATATCACAGAAAACCGCCCATGCTGGACCATGAATACCTGGACAAAGTGTGTGAAATTCCGCTGGCCGTTTCAGCCTGTCCCACCGCAGCCATCAAACCGGCCAAAGTACAACTGGCCAACGGCAAGGAAGTCAAGTCCGTTGACGTCAAGAACGAACGATGCATGTACTGCGGTAACTGCTACACCATGTGTCCGTCCATGCCTCTGGCAGATACGGAAGGCGATGGTATCGTGCTGATGGCCGGTGGTAAAGTGTCCAACCGGATTTCCGACCCCAAATTCTCCAAGGTGGTTGTGGCATTCCTGCCCAATGAAATGCCCAGATGGCCTTCCATGACAGATACCATCCAGAGAATGGTGGAAGCCTATGCCAAAGGCGCCAACAAATATGAGCGTTTAGGTGACTGGGCTGACAGAATCGGATGGGAAAAATTCTTTGAGGTGTGTGAACTGGATTTTACCCACCATCTGATCGATGATTTCCGTCAGCAGGCTTACATGAGCTGGCGTCAATCCACTCAGTTCAAATTCTAG
- the tatC gene encoding twin-arginine translocase subunit TatC: MEPDAKSPFTEHLGELRDRLVRSFIAVGVGFAIAYAFKEKLFQILTSPLVTAMEANGNAKMIFTGLPEAFFTYLKVSLLAGIILATPVLFYQFWMFIAPGLYRTEKKYMLPVVILSLFFFVLGSSFGYFIVFPYGFQFFLGFATDTIQAMPSMKEYLSFASKMLLAFGFVFELPLVLTFMARMGLVTVPFLKKNRKYALLLFFVGAALITPPDVITQIMMALPLMVLYEISIIGARIFGRKPIGTPDETDETDEEKETPTDD; the protein is encoded by the coding sequence CCAAAAGCCCGTTTACTGAACATTTAGGAGAATTGCGGGACCGGCTGGTCCGGTCTTTCATCGCCGTGGGCGTGGGATTTGCCATTGCTTATGCGTTCAAGGAAAAACTGTTTCAGATCCTTACCTCTCCTCTGGTGACGGCCATGGAAGCCAACGGCAATGCCAAAATGATTTTCACCGGACTGCCGGAAGCATTTTTCACCTACCTTAAAGTATCCCTGCTGGCCGGAATCATACTGGCCACACCCGTATTGTTCTATCAGTTCTGGATGTTTATAGCCCCCGGACTGTACCGGACTGAAAAAAAATATATGCTTCCCGTGGTCATTTTATCCCTGTTTTTTTTCGTGCTCGGGTCTTCATTTGGATATTTCATTGTATTTCCCTATGGGTTTCAGTTTTTTCTGGGATTTGCCACGGATACCATCCAGGCCATGCCCTCCATGAAAGAATACCTGTCCTTTGCATCCAAGATGCTGCTGGCTTTTGGGTTCGTGTTCGAACTGCCCCTGGTTCTTACCTTTATGGCCCGCATGGGCCTGGTGACAGTGCCGTTTCTGAAAAAAAACAGAAAATATGCGTTGCTTTTGTTTTTTGTCGGCGCCGCCCTGATCACCCCGCCGGATGTCATTACTCAGATAATGATGGCTCTGCCGCTGATGGTGTTGTATGAAATCAGTATTATCGGTGCCCGGATTTTCGGAAGAAAACCCATCGGAACCCCGGATGAAACCGATGAAACCGATGAAGAAAAAGAAACGCCGACTGACGATTGA
- the dsrA gene encoding dissimilatory-type sulfite reductase subunit alpha, with protein sequence MAKHETPLLDQLESGPWPSFVSDLKAQAEKRAKNEEGIEFQIPVDVVDDLLGVVELSYKHGRTHWKHGGIVGVFGYGGGVIGRYCDQPENFPGVEAFHTMRVNQPAGKYYSTDYLKKLCDLWDFRGSGVTNMHGSTGDIILLGTTTKQLEEVFWTLTHDMGQDLGGSGSNLRTPSDCLGQSRCEYACYDTNALVYFLTNEYQDELHRPAFPYKFKFKLDGCPNCCVASIARSDMSFIGTWKDDIRIDQDAVNKYVENDPAYPANAGAHKGSKDWGPFDIEKEVLALCPTKCMKFENKKLTIDNANCTRCMHCINVMPRALKIGKETGCSILCGAKAPILDGAQMGSLLVPFVEVNPDNDYEAITEIIENIWDWWMEEGKNRERLGELIMRQGFQKLLEVTGIDPMPQHVAYPRTNPYIFWKEDEVPGGWERDVDEYRKHHRR encoded by the coding sequence ATGGCTAAGCATGAAACTCCTTTACTGGACCAGCTGGAATCCGGCCCCTGGCCAAGCTTTGTCTCTGACCTGAAAGCTCAGGCGGAAAAAAGGGCAAAGAATGAGGAAGGCATTGAATTCCAGATTCCGGTGGATGTGGTTGACGATCTTCTCGGGGTGGTGGAACTTTCCTACAAACATGGCAGAACCCATTGGAAACACGGCGGCATCGTCGGTGTTTTCGGTTATGGCGGCGGGGTTATCGGCAGATACTGCGACCAGCCGGAAAATTTTCCCGGTGTTGAAGCATTCCACACCATGCGGGTGAATCAGCCGGCAGGAAAATATTATTCCACGGATTATTTGAAAAAACTGTGTGATCTGTGGGATTTCAGAGGCTCGGGTGTGACCAACATGCACGGCTCCACCGGTGACATTATTCTGCTGGGGACCACCACCAAGCAGCTGGAAGAAGTGTTCTGGACCCTGACCCATGACATGGGCCAGGACCTGGGCGGTTCCGGGTCCAACCTGAGAACCCCGTCCGACTGCCTGGGGCAGTCCCGGTGCGAATATGCCTGCTATGACACCAATGCGCTGGTGTATTTTCTGACCAACGAATATCAGGACGAACTGCACAGACCGGCATTCCCCTATAAGTTCAAGTTTAAACTCGACGGCTGCCCCAACTGTTGCGTGGCCTCCATTGCCCGGTCTGACATGTCCTTTATCGGCACCTGGAAAGACGACATCCGCATTGATCAGGATGCCGTGAACAAATATGTGGAAAACGATCCCGCATATCCGGCCAATGCCGGCGCTCACAAAGGCAGCAAAGACTGGGGTCCGTTTGACATTGAAAAAGAAGTCCTGGCCCTGTGCCCCACCAAATGCATGAAGTTTGAAAACAAAAAACTGACCATTGACAATGCCAACTGCACAAGGTGCATGCACTGCATCAATGTCATGCCCAGAGCCCTGAAAATTGGTAAAGAAACGGGTTGTTCCATTCTTTGCGGGGCAAAAGCACCGATTCTTGACGGTGCCCAGATGGGATCTCTGCTGGTACCCTTCGTGGAAGTCAACCCGGACAATGATTACGAAGCAATTACTGAAATCATTGAAAATATCTGGGACTGGTGGATGGAAGAAGGCAAGAACCGTGAACGCTTAGGTGAGCTGATTATGCGTCAGGGCTTCCAGAAACTGCTGGAAGTGACCGGTATCGATCCCATGCCGCAGCATGTTGCCTACCCCAGAACCAACCCGTACATTTTCTGGAAAGAAGATGAAGTACCGGGCGGCTGGGAACGTGATGTGGACGAATACAGAAAACACCATAGGAGATAG
- a CDS encoding dissimilatory sulfite reductase D family protein, translating to MSDLLDNKEEAQKAVVEWLSKKAKTKSKFYIKDFYKIFPDDKPRMIKKVVNKMVEDGILEFWSSGSTTMYGLKGGGIQHSSEGEN from the coding sequence ATGAGTGACCTTCTTGACAACAAGGAAGAAGCACAAAAGGCTGTGGTTGAATGGCTGAGCAAAAAAGCCAAAACCAAATCCAAATTCTATATCAAGGACTTTTATAAAATTTTTCCGGATGACAAGCCCAGAATGATCAAAAAAGTCGTGAATAAAATGGTTGAAGACGGAATTCTTGAATTCTGGTCATCCGGTTCCACCACCATGTATGGTCTTAAGGGTGGCGGTATCCAGCATTCTTCCGAAGGTGAAAATTAA
- a CDS encoding cobyrinate a,c-diamide synthase yields the protein MHASSDIIPGVVVAGLRGGSGKTIISLGIAAAWKRKQIAVSPFKKGPDYIDAGWLSLAAGRPCYNLDTFLCTPQVVRDSYFSHAVSSDIALVEGNRGLYDGIDTDGSTSTAELAKLLNLPVLLVLDCTKSTRTMAALVMGCQQFDPEIRIIGVILNQVAGSRHRKKVTSNIQQFCGIPVFGAIPKLQSEDFPERHMGLVTSAEHGSSIQALDAVRNMAIEHVNLDDLYQAVIKDCRDAASFKKTRTAGPGSAISAPVSRSLDPKVVVGVIRDSAFQFYYPDNLEALENAGAKLEFISPLNQDRLPDVDALYMGGGFPETHAPQLAENRSFREHLNALARDGLPIYAECGGLIFLGQSICLHGHEYAMSGILPIWFGLALKPQGHGYTRVKVVHKNPFFPVGEVLKGHEFRYSKILNIKYQDPDMAFLMERGKGIEDKKDGFHKYNTFGTYTHIHALGSVSWAPSLIKLARAYQSR from the coding sequence ATGCACGCAAGCAGTGACATTATTCCAGGCGTGGTGGTGGCAGGGCTCAGGGGTGGTTCGGGCAAAACCATCATCAGTTTGGGGATTGCCGCGGCATGGAAACGTAAACAAATAGCGGTTTCGCCTTTTAAAAAAGGCCCTGATTATATCGATGCCGGCTGGCTTTCCCTGGCAGCCGGCCGCCCCTGTTACAACCTGGACACATTTCTTTGTACCCCGCAGGTGGTCCGGGATTCTTATTTTTCACACGCCGTAAGTTCAGACATCGCCCTGGTGGAAGGCAACCGGGGATTATATGACGGGATTGATACGGATGGATCCACGTCCACAGCGGAGCTGGCAAAACTGCTGAACCTGCCCGTACTGCTGGTGCTGGATTGTACCAAAAGTACCCGGACCATGGCCGCACTGGTGATGGGGTGTCAGCAGTTTGATCCCGAAATCCGGATCATCGGCGTGATCCTCAATCAGGTGGCCGGCTCCCGGCACCGGAAAAAAGTGACTTCCAATATCCAGCAGTTCTGCGGGATCCCGGTATTTGGGGCGATTCCAAAACTTCAGTCCGAGGATTTTCCGGAACGGCATATGGGGCTGGTGACATCGGCCGAACATGGATCTTCAATTCAGGCCCTGGATGCGGTTCGAAATATGGCAATAGAGCACGTGAATCTGGATGACCTGTACCAGGCAGTGATCAAAGACTGTCGTGACGCGGCTTCGTTTAAAAAGACCCGCACCGCCGGCCCCGGATCTGCTATTTCAGCGCCCGTCAGCCGCTCTTTGGACCCGAAAGTGGTGGTCGGGGTGATCAGAGATTCCGCATTTCAGTTTTACTATCCCGACAATCTGGAGGCCCTGGAAAACGCAGGCGCCAAACTGGAGTTCATCAGTCCCTTGAACCAGGACCGGCTGCCTGACGTGGATGCGTTGTATATGGGGGGCGGATTTCCGGAAACCCATGCCCCGCAGCTGGCGGAAAACCGGTCTTTCAGAGAGCATTTAAACGCATTGGCCCGGGATGGACTCCCCATTTACGCGGAATGCGGGGGCCTGATATTTTTAGGACAGAGCATTTGCCTGCATGGGCACGAATATGCGATGTCCGGAATTCTGCCCATCTGGTTCGGGCTGGCACTCAAACCCCAGGGTCACGGGTATACCCGGGTGAAAGTGGTGCACAAAAATCCGTTTTTCCCCGTGGGGGAGGTGCTCAAAGGCCACGAATTCCGGTATTCGAAAATTTTAAACATCAAGTACCAGGACCCGGACATGGCGTTTTTAATGGAACGGGGCAAAGGCATTGAGGACAAAAAAGATGGATTTCACAAATATAATACCTTTGGCACCTATACCCATATTCATGCTTTGGGATCCGTGTCCTGGGCCCCTTCTCTAATCAAACTGGCCAGAGCCTATCAATCGAGGTAA
- a CDS encoding cytochrome c3 family protein, which produces MKSKTITLLLTAAIIAIFAATGIQAGTEVEDTFEISTPGYDDVNRKKGPPQFKLVTFTHKKHTEDYNISCGECHHDETGTPLSDLKMGDEVHPCYECHNIFEKDKDNRNDIMVHENAMHGNCRECHKQVNIDAGDPKGRKGPAPTSCTQCHEKA; this is translated from the coding sequence ATGAAGAGTAAAACGATCACGCTTCTACTGACAGCCGCTATCATTGCGATTTTTGCCGCAACAGGTATCCAGGCCGGCACTGAAGTGGAAGACACCTTTGAAATCTCAACACCCGGATATGATGACGTCAACCGCAAAAAAGGGCCGCCTCAGTTTAAACTGGTGACCTTTACCCATAAAAAACACACGGAAGATTACAACATCTCCTGCGGCGAATGTCATCATGATGAGACGGGAACGCCGTTGTCCGACCTCAAAATGGGAGATGAGGTGCATCCCTGTTATGAGTGCCACAATATTTTTGAAAAAGACAAAGACAACCGGAATGACATCATGGTTCATGAAAATGCCATGCACGGCAACTGCAGAGAATGTCACAAACAAGTCAATATCGATGCCGGGGATCCCAAAGGACGGAAAGGTCCGGCACCGACCTCCTGCACCCAGTGCCATGAAAAAGCCTGA
- the panC gene encoding pantoate--beta-alanine ligase has protein sequence MELIATIRDMTRFSETVRQKDQTIAFVPTMGFLHEGHLALMEKALTCADHLVVSIFVNPAQFGPSEDFSTYPRALEQDLEKCRKIGVSAVFTPTDEQMYPPGFETYVTLENLPFHLCGLSRPGFFKGVATVVTKLFNIVRPHTAVFGEKDFQQLTVIRRMVTDLNMGIDIVGVPIVREPDGLAMSSRNKYLTPAQRPHALLLSRCLETAENAVKNGERDAGKVLDLAGDILATGSDMRVDYLSLCDPETLEDVALIQKETLMAMAVWVGKTRLIDNRVLTF, from the coding sequence ATGGAATTAATTGCGACCATACGTGATATGACCCGGTTTTCCGAAACCGTGCGACAAAAAGATCAGACCATTGCTTTTGTTCCCACCATGGGATTTTTGCATGAAGGGCATCTGGCGTTGATGGAAAAAGCGTTGACATGTGCCGATCACTTAGTGGTATCCATCTTTGTGAATCCGGCCCAGTTCGGTCCCAGTGAAGACTTTTCCACGTATCCCAGAGCTTTGGAACAGGATTTGGAAAAATGCCGGAAAATCGGGGTGTCTGCTGTGTTTACCCCGACGGACGAACAGATGTATCCACCGGGATTTGAGACATATGTCACCCTGGAAAATCTGCCCTTTCATCTGTGCGGGCTTTCCCGGCCCGGTTTTTTCAAAGGGGTGGCCACCGTGGTAACCAAACTGTTCAATATTGTCAGACCCCACACGGCCGTGTTCGGGGAAAAGGATTTTCAGCAGCTGACCGTGATCCGGCGGATGGTGACTGATTTGAATATGGGGATTGATATCGTGGGAGTACCCATTGTGCGGGAGCCGGATGGCCTGGCCATGAGCTCAAGAAACAAATACCTGACCCCGGCCCAGCGCCCCCATGCGCTGCTGCTGTCCCGGTGTCTGGAAACTGCGGAAAACGCAGTGAAAAACGGAGAGCGGGATGCCGGAAAAGTGCTGGATCTGGCCGGCGATATCCTGGCCACGGGTTCGGACATGCGTGTGGATTATCTGTCTTTGTGTGATCCTGAAACTCTGGAAGATGTGGCTTTGATTCAGAAAGAAACGCTGATGGCCATGGCCGTATGGGTGGGGAAAACCCGGTTGATCGATAACCGGGTGCTGACGTTTTGA